The following DNA comes from Rhodanobacter sp. AS-Z3.
ACGCCGAGCTGCGCGCACTGCGCTATCAGCTCCACCCGCACTTTCTGTTCAACACCCTCAACGCGATTTCCACCCTGATTGCCGAGCAACGCGGCGCCGATGCAAACCGCATGCTGGCGCGACTGGCCGACCTGCTGCGTTCCACGCTGGAGCGTGGCGAAGTGAACGAGATCTCGCTGGCCGAGGAGCTGGCGTTGACCGGTCACTACCTCGACATCGAGAAAATCCGGCTGGGCGAAAGGTTAGTGCTGGACATGCGGGTAGGTGCGGACCTGCTGCAGGCCGCCGTACCGGCGCTGTTGCTGCAGCCGCTGGTGGAAAATGCGATACGCCACGGCATTGCTCCGCGCACTGCGGGAGGGCGGCTGGAGCTGCAGGTGGAGCGCGTCGGTGAGTGGCTGCAGATGCGACTGCACAACAATGGGGTGACATCGCTAAGCCCTGCCGAGGCGCCCTCACGGCCAGCCATTGGTCTGCAGAATGTGCGGGAGCGGCTGAGTTGTCTCTATGGCACTGCGCACCAGTTCGACTTCGTGCTGGCAGCAAACGGCGATTGCACCGTGCAAATCGCCGTGCCGTTCCGCCCCATGATGGCCCCTGCATGAGCTTGCGCGTGCTGATCGTCGACGACGAGCCGTTGGCGCGTGCCGGTGTGCGCGCAAGGCTGGACGGCCATGCCGATGTCAGTGTGATGGGCGAATGTGGCGATGGCCTGTCGGCGTTGCAGTTCCTG
Coding sequences within:
- a CDS encoding histidine kinase, whose amino-acid sequence is MIRVAAAREGAASIWLPWFAGAPLVLCMTVMALPEIGHEHALAFRGIYALAYLLWTLPLVAVQRALQHRVAWPLTVLALLALTYLMSIANNAVALLLAVHWGAVPSYDWHWLFGGLDGCWLALIAFCAIHAVVDRYQALQAERARVLEALALARDAELRALRYQLHPHFLFNTLNAISTLIAEQRGADANRMLARLADLLRSTLERGEVNEISLAEELALTGHYLDIEKIRLGERLVLDMRVGADLLQAAVPALLLQPLVENAIRHGIAPRTAGGRLELQVERVGEWLQMRLHNNGVTSLSPAEAPSRPAIGLQNVRERLSCLYGTAHQFDFVLAANGDCTVQIAVPFRPMMAPA